The following are encoded in a window of Amaranthus tricolor cultivar Red isolate AtriRed21 chromosome 2, ASM2621246v1, whole genome shotgun sequence genomic DNA:
- the LOC130806636 gene encoding uncharacterized protein LOC130806636 produces the protein MIFFFDLCKVLLIMLALLPDHSYEKYLPPLLLAQSLILFFFLITGTRFSLAHLSYLSIQMDMFDSNLKSPKPQIPRNNLDDDDIFSSSVNLEESHINEGYKDGYKDGLTLGKQDGYEVGLKHGFESGEELGFYRGLVDVWTSVIRVEPSYFSARIQKSIHQIEELLENYPLMDHEDESKDDILKELRLKFRAINATLGVKLEYKGYPKMSDAQDY, from the coding sequence atgattttttttttcgacCTTTGTAAGGTTCTTTTGATTATGCTGGCGTTACTCCCTGACCATTCTTATGAGAAGTATCTTCCTCCCCTTCTCTTAGCACaatcattgattttatttttcttcctgATAACAGGTACCCGCTTCTCTCTTGCTCATTTATCATACCTCTCAATTCAAATGGATATGTTTGATTCCAATCTCAAATCGCCAAAACCCCAAATTCCGAGGAACAAcctggatgatgatgatatattcAGTAGTTCTGTAAACTTAGAAGAATCCCACATTAATGAAGGCTACAAAGATGGGTATAAAGATGGGCTTACATTGGGAAAGCAAGATGGCTATGAAGTGGGTCtaaaacatggatttgaatctgGGGAAGAGCTTGGGTTCTACCGTGGTCTTGTTGATGTTTGGACATCGGTTATTCGAGTTGAACCTAGTTACTTCTCTGCTCGGATCCAGAAGAGTATTCATCAGATAGAGGAGCTACTAGAAAACTATCCACTTATGGATCATGAAGATGAGAGCAAGGATGACATATTAAAAGAGCTTAGGTTGAAGTTTAGAGCTATTAATGCAACTTTAGGAGTCAAATTGGAATATAAAGGATACCCAAAAATGTCTGATGCTCAAGATTATTGA
- the LOC130806635 gene encoding uncharacterized protein LOC130806635 encodes MLVCCKLHISESRNKAALESIEAASKIMHGVRMINKFEDETYNRVGYTLVFQLPPNSFSDVCPLKDAAFAMVKSALEAIDLNTHSGTHPRLGVVDHICFHPLTDTSLEQTAKLARSLAADIGTKLGVPTFLFGAAHDKGRTLDSIRRELGYFRPNADGHTWFGGPNSQYLPLRPDEGPSHVDPSKGVVVIGSTRWVGYYNVPIFTTNISAVRKIATLISERGGGLPSVQAVALAHGEGAFEIACNLLEPDKAGGDQVQIEVERLAQEEGMVIGKGYFTDLSLDKIINTFLESRDSSIDH; translated from the exons ATGCTTGTTTGTTGTAAGTTACACATATCAGAAAGCCGCAACAAAGCTGCTCTCGAGTCTATCGAAGCAGCTTCTAAGATCATGCATGGAGTGAGGATGATCAATAAGTTTGAAGATGAGACTTACAACCGAGTTGGTTATACTCTTGTCTTTCAGCTACCTCCAAACTCGTTTTCGGATGTTTGTCCTCTAAAAGATGCTGCTTTTGCAATGGTTAAATCTGCTTTAGAAGCAATTGATTTAAATACGCATAGCGGTACCCATCCTCGTCTTGGAGTTGTTGATCACATTTGTTTTCACCCTTTGACTGATACTTCTTTGGAGCAAACCGCTAAACTTGCAAGGTCCTTAGCTGCAGATATTGGCACCAAGCTTGGAG TTCCTACCTTTCTGTTTGGAGCAGCACACGATAAAGGGCGTACACTCGATTCAATTAGAAGGGAGCTCGGCTACTTCAGGCCTAATGCTGATGGTCACACTTGGTTTGGAGGACCGAACTCGCAATATTTACCTTTGCGTCCTGATGAAGGGCCAAGTCATGTTGATCCGTCCAAGGGTGTTGTCGTAATAGGGAGTACAAGATGGGTGGGCTACTACAATGTCCCAATCTTTACAACAAATATTTCAGCTGTTCGTAAAATAGCTACACTTATCAGCGAAAGAGGAGGTGGACTTCCATCGGTGCAAGCTGTGGCGCTTGCTCATGGAGAAGGAGCCTTCGAGATTGCTTGCAATTTGTTAGAACCGGACAAGGCTGGAGGCGATCAAGTTCAAATTGAAGTCGAGCGTCTTGCTCAGGAAGAAGGTATGGTTATTGGAAAGGGTTACTTCACTGATTTATCGTTGGACAAAATAATCAACACTTTCTTGGAATCCCGTGATTCATCTATTGACCATTAA